In the Colletotrichum lupini chromosome 1, complete sequence genome, one interval contains:
- a CDS encoding PHO85 cyclin-1 translates to MSSDAHRFELFCRHPPSLRLVTGVAERILARILPINSDIWSFPSDLAVFLRHLLLWADISGAVLCGGLIYLEQGLQRPQHSLMTEADRHLRVLAAIILARKYLEDDTYRTPFWTGLTAEVCSFYFTDHDINIAEGRLLGDVAWDLSIDGQQMHRMVKLVCGSKTVPAHLDHGPISAQS, encoded by the coding sequence ATGTCGTCAGACGCCCACCGATTCGAACTGTTCTGTCGACACCCTCCTTCTTTACGACTTGTCACCGGCGTGGCTGAGCGCATCCTTGCAAGAATCCTGCCCATCAACAGCGACATATGGAGCTTCCCCTCAGACTTGGCCGTCTTCCTACGCCATCTGCTGCTATGGGCCGACATTAGTGGAGCGGTCCTTTGTGGCGGTCTGATTTACCTGGAGCAGGGTCTTCAGCGGCCACAACATTCTCTAATGACGGAGGCGGATCGGCATTTGCGCGTCTTGGCGGCGATTATTCTGGCTCGAAAATACCTAGAAGATGACACTTACAGAACGCCGTTCTGGACCGGCCTCACGGCTGAAGTATGTTCATTTTACTTCACAGACCATGATATCAACATCGCGGAGGGCAGACTATTGGGAGATGTGGCTTGGGACTTGAGCATAGACGGACAGCAGATGCACAGAATGGTGAAGTTGGTCTGTGGTTCCAAGACCGTGCCGGCGCATCTAGATCACGGGCCTATCTCTGCCCAATCCTAG
- a CDS encoding FAD-binding domain-containing protein — MKDSDSRLVIIYSVSALGLCFLFLCLRFRSWLSRLASVVRAPLLRYLVYPTIYAEWSWADVLGSAAYLASNILCLWFQCPSLSDAGRRAGYLSLITMVFPLSAWHLDSLTSLLGLRWRSVRRLHGLTGVMASLLLLFHAITAQMSSTSFSLDAADNRGAVRAASAIGGLVLLSIPVFKDNLFEIFIRLHQGMAVLSIYGIWEHLAPQPVFARLLLYVSIGASGLSLLLLSGLVVYRNDFPFHGFPRASISSSGDVVIIELRLSRPVFIDAGQSISLWMLTPSARLRSMWQTHPFVVASWSASPVDTLHLLVEPRSGLTQKLLHFSKSQKSQKACPALFGGPHGMSIPVTDYDVVPMVASGYGIAAQLPYLKKLIYEFNSRKARTRRIHLVWTLDTIELAVAIKDLLDGALKEDTLDDGYILKISIFVQHISQGRDISPRATIAKGAPDFDAIIRGEVEGKYIRRVQDNEKGREGMMVLASASPKVRRTLRKLVRGYLGSKVDMTELDYQPRR; from the exons ATGAAAGACTCGGATTCTCGTCTTGTCATCATCTACTCTGTTTCCGCCCTCGGGCTTTGCTTCCTCTTCCTATGTCTTCGATTCCGGTCCTGGCTATCACGACTAGCATCCGTCGTCCGAGCTCCGCTTCTCAGATACCTCGTCTACCCGACCATCTACGCCGAGTGGAGCTGGGCGGATGTCTTGGGCTCGGCAGCCTACCTCGCGTCGAACATCCTCTGTCTCTGGTTCCAGTGCCCCTCACTCTCCGATGCTGGGCGACGCGCGGGTTATCTGTCTCTCATCACTATGGTCTTCCCATTGTCGGCGTGGCATCTTGACTCGCTCACCAGCTTACTTGGTCTTCGATGGCGCTCGGTCCGTCGTTTGCACGGCTTGACGGGCGTGATGGCTTCGTTGCTGCTCTTGTTCCACGCCATCACTGCTCAGATGTCTTCTACATCGTTCTCGTTGGATGCGGCTGACAATAGAGGGGCGGTCAGG GCGGCGTCAGCCATCGGAGGTCTTGTCCTCCTCTCTATCCCAGTCTTCAAAGACAACCTCTTCGAAATATTCATCCGCCTCCACCAAGGCATGGCGGTATTGTCTATATACGGGATTTGGGAGCATCTGGCTCCGCAACCGGTCTTTGCGCGCCTGTTGCTCTACGTTTCGATTGGCGCATCCGGTCTATCTCTGCTACTGCTTTCGGGCTTGGTCGTCTATCGCAACGACTTCCCCTTTCACGGCTTCCCTCGGGCATCAATCAGCAGCTCCGGCGACGTCGTCATTATTGAATTGAGACTGTCACGCCCTGTCTTCATCGACGCCGGACAGTCTATATCTCTGTGGATGCTCACTCCCTCAGCGAGGCTTCGGTCCATGTGGCAAACCCACCCATTTGTGGTCGCGTCGTGGTCGGCCTCGCCCGTCGACACGCTTCATTTGTTGGTCGAGCCCCGCTCGGGGTTGACCCAAAAACTCCTCCACTTCAGCAAATCGCAAAAGTCGCAGAAGGCTTGTCCCGCCCTTTTTGGTGGCCCACACGGCATGAGCATCCCGGTCACCGACTACGACGTTGTGCCCATGGTTGCCAGCGGTTACGGGATCGCAGCGCAATTACCTTACCTGAAAAAGCTCATTTACGAATTCAACAGTCGCAAGGCCCGCACTCGCCGCATTCACCTCGTGTGGACACTGGACACCATCG AACTGGCCGTTGCCATCAAGGACTTGCTGGATGGTGCACTGAAGGAGGACACTCTAGATGACGGATAT ATCTTGAAGATTTCGATATTCGTCCAGCACATATCTCAAGGTCGTGACATAAGTCCTCGGGCTACGATCGCCAAGGGCGCTCCTGATTTCGATGCGATCATTCGGGGGGAAGTCGAAGGGAAGTACATTCGAAGAGTCCAGGACAACGAGAAGGGAAGGGAAGGCATGATGGTCTTGG CATCGGCCTCGCCTAAGGTAAGACGTACCTTGCGAAAGCTTGTGAGGGGTTATTTGGGAAGCAAAGTCGACATGACAGAGTTGGACTACCAACCTAGGCGATAG